A single window of Syntrophus aciditrophicus SB DNA harbors:
- a CDS encoding formate dehydrogenase subunit gamma, which translates to MRKGLIQATDSFERIVHWCLAISCLILCITGLGMMFHSLNFIGTPFGGLKSLKYLHNFTALFFILSLYFTIRMWWKEAGIFVFPEDLDWIKSAGGYLWHVDKVPEVGKYNPGQKMFFLVVAGGGAAMVLSGLIMLFPLNIPAALVRLMYLIHAAGFVAIFAFFFIHLYLGTIGSPGSLPAMLNGWVTRAWLKKQHPKWLKEMEEEGKLVVFGEEKTNAGHGH; encoded by the coding sequence ATGAGAAAAGGATTGATTCAAGCGACGGACTCCTTTGAGAGGATCGTGCACTGGTGTCTGGCGATCTCCTGCCTGATCCTGTGCATTACGGGCCTGGGAATGATGTTCCATTCCCTTAACTTTATCGGTACTCCCTTTGGCGGTTTGAAGTCTTTGAAGTACCTTCACAATTTCACGGCGCTCTTTTTCATCCTGTCCCTCTATTTCACCATCCGCATGTGGTGGAAGGAAGCGGGAATTTTCGTTTTTCCTGAAGATCTGGACTGGATCAAGAGTGCGGGCGGATATCTGTGGCATGTGGACAAGGTTCCAGAGGTGGGCAAGTACAATCCGGGACAGAAGATGTTCTTCCTGGTTGTAGCAGGCGGCGGAGCGGCCATGGTCCTGTCAGGATTGATTATGCTGTTCCCGTTGAATATCCCGGCCGCCCTCGTGAGACTGATGTATCTGATCCACGCCGCTGGATTTGTGGCGATTTTCGCCTTCTTCTTCATCCACCTTTATCTGGGAACGATCGGTTCTCCCGGTTCATTGCCGGCTATGCTGAACGGCTGGGTAACACGAGCCTGGCTGAAGAAACAGCATCCCAAGTGGCTCAAGGAAATGGAAGAGGAAGGAAAACTGGTGGTGTTTGGAGAAGAAAAGACAAACGCTGGTCATGGCCATTAA
- a CDS encoding 4Fe-4S dicluster domain-containing protein — translation MAEYIKLIDVSKCTGCRGCQLACKQWNQQKAKQTVNYGTYQNPPDLQANTWTLIRFQEVEEKDTVKWLFRKDGCMHCTNAACVKVCPSGALHYTEVGTVGLNHELCIGCKECVSACPFNIPRYDRETDKVYKCDLCLSRIRADLIPACAKACPTGAITFGEKSAMIKKAHERVKELGGDANVYGDKFVGGTHVMYVLDEKPSVYEKLPKNPSVPITVTLWKDIMKPLSLLAAGGALAGSFLHYIIHGPKLPDEEQGQEPKGGE, via the coding sequence ATGGCAGAATATATAAAACTTATTGATGTTTCCAAATGTACCGGCTGCCGGGGTTGTCAGCTGGCCTGCAAACAGTGGAATCAGCAGAAGGCGAAACAGACCGTGAATTATGGAACCTACCAGAATCCTCCAGACCTTCAGGCCAACACATGGACTCTGATCCGGTTTCAGGAAGTCGAGGAAAAGGACACGGTCAAGTGGCTCTTTCGGAAAGACGGATGCATGCATTGCACGAACGCAGCCTGTGTCAAGGTTTGCCCCAGCGGCGCGCTTCACTATACAGAGGTGGGAACGGTTGGTTTGAACCATGAGCTTTGCATCGGCTGCAAGGAATGTGTCTCGGCCTGTCCCTTCAACATTCCCCGGTATGACCGGGAGACAGACAAGGTTTACAAATGCGACCTCTGCCTGAGCCGCATCAGGGCCGATCTTATTCCCGCCTGCGCAAAGGCATGCCCAACGGGAGCCATTACCTTCGGTGAGAAGTCCGCTATGATCAAGAAGGCTCATGAGCGGGTCAAGGAATTGGGCGGGGATGCCAATGTCTATGGGGACAAGTTTGTCGGCGGCACCCATGTCATGTATGTTCTGGATGAAAAACCTTCTGTTTATGAGAAATTGCCGAAAAATCCTTCAGTGCCAATCACCGTCACGCTTTGGAAAGACATTATGAAGCCTCTCAGCCTTCTGGCGGCCGGCGGCGCCCTTGCCGGTTCATTCTTGCATTACATTATCCACGGGCCCAAACTTCCAGATGAAGAACAGGGTCAAGAACCGAAGGGAGGGGAATAA
- the fdnG gene encoding formate dehydrogenase-N subunit alpha, whose protein sequence is MDVNRRGFLKISGAVLAASGLGISLKPVSAYAQPLKIQYAKETTTICPYCSVGCSIIVSTRKGKVVNTEGDPDSPINRGSLCTKGGSIYQMANNENRLGKPLYRAPYATEWKEVDWEWALERIAKNVKTSRDKSFRAANDKGELVNRTEGIASVGSAAIDNEECFVYQKFLRGLGLVYIEHQARIUHSPTVPALGESFGRGAMTNHWIDIRNSDVILIMGSNPASNHPIAFKWITAAMEKGAKVICVDPRFTQSAAKAHIYAPLRSGTDIAFLGGMIRYIIENKLYFEEYVRNYTNATFLVNPEFKLPGDNNGVFSGLTDGKYDKATWSYQTEGDGRIKKDPTMQDPNCVFQLMKKHYSRYTPEVVNKITGTPVDKLIEIYKIYGSTGTPDRAGNELYAMGWTQHTVGTQNIRTMCIIQLLLGNMGIPGGGVAAMRGESNVQGSTDHGLLFHIWPGYLNTPKASLATLAAYNEKETPTTKEPNSLNWQKNKPKYVASFLRAMYGTNASLDEAYNLLPKIDDGANYSWLNLFDVMYKGKFTGFFAWGMNPACSGAHSNKVRQALTRLDWMVNVNLYDNETGSFWRGPGMDPKKIRTEVFMLPCAASIEKEGSIINSGRWNQWRYKAIDPPGVALPDGDICSEIYFKVKELYEKEGGPNMEAITKLSWNYGTKTFDGHYHFDPHSVAKEINGFFLEDKTVENPTKKGEFKEFKKGDPVPTFAWLQDDGSTSSGCWVYCGSYTDKNMSARRDGKKDPTGIGLYPEWAWAWPVNRRIIYNGASVDPSGKPWSAKKAVIKWVGDKWVGDVPDGVGDPGSGRPPFIMKPDGVASLFGPGLADGPFPEHYEPLECPVEKNFLSPQKSNPTIKRFDKPGVGSDVDVYSGIDSCDPKYPFICATYRISEHWQTGLQTRWCPWLSEMQPEMWCEMSKELAKERGISNGDKVIVSSPRGEVECVAIVTPRFKPFNINGNILHEVGIPWHFGWITTKDRQYNPGDKKAEVFTWGDAANLLVPTIGDANTTIPESKAFMVNVVKK, encoded by the coding sequence GTGGATGTCAACAGGAGAGGTTTTTTGAAGATATCCGGAGCGGTGTTGGCGGCCAGCGGGCTCGGAATCAGTCTGAAGCCCGTTTCCGCCTATGCCCAGCCCCTGAAGATTCAGTATGCCAAAGAGACGACTACGATTTGTCCATACTGTTCTGTGGGATGCAGCATCATCGTGTCGACCCGCAAAGGGAAGGTGGTCAATACGGAGGGTGATCCGGACAGTCCGATCAATCGCGGCTCCCTTTGCACCAAAGGGGGGTCCATCTATCAGATGGCAAACAACGAAAACCGGCTGGGCAAACCCCTTTACCGAGCCCCTTACGCCACGGAATGGAAGGAAGTGGACTGGGAGTGGGCCCTTGAGCGGATTGCGAAAAATGTCAAAACAAGCCGCGACAAGAGCTTCCGGGCCGCCAATGACAAGGGTGAGTTGGTGAATCGGACGGAAGGAATCGCTTCTGTCGGCAGCGCTGCCATCGACAACGAAGAGTGCTTCGTTTATCAGAAATTTCTGCGGGGGTTGGGTCTGGTCTATATTGAGCACCAGGCCCGTATCTGACACAGCCCGACTGTACCGGCTCTGGGAGAGTCGTTCGGACGCGGCGCAATGACGAATCACTGGATCGATATCCGTAACAGTGATGTGATATTAATAATGGGCAGCAACCCTGCCTCCAACCACCCCATTGCCTTCAAATGGATCACCGCCGCCATGGAAAAAGGGGCCAAGGTGATTTGCGTGGACCCGCGGTTCACGCAGTCGGCGGCAAAGGCGCACATTTACGCACCTCTCCGTTCGGGGACGGATATCGCCTTCCTCGGCGGGATGATCAGGTACATTATCGAAAACAAACTCTACTTCGAGGAGTACGTCAGGAATTACACTAATGCGACCTTCCTCGTGAATCCCGAATTTAAGCTGCCCGGCGACAACAACGGTGTCTTCTCGGGACTTACGGATGGGAAATACGATAAGGCCACCTGGTCATACCAGACCGAAGGGGATGGAAGGATCAAAAAGGATCCCACCATGCAGGATCCCAACTGCGTCTTCCAGCTCATGAAAAAGCATTATTCCCGCTATACGCCGGAGGTCGTCAACAAAATCACGGGGACACCTGTAGACAAATTGATTGAAATCTACAAGATCTACGGTTCGACGGGAACTCCGGACCGGGCAGGAAACGAGCTATATGCCATGGGCTGGACCCAGCATACCGTCGGCACCCAGAATATCCGTACCATGTGCATCATTCAGCTTCTCCTGGGCAACATGGGCATCCCAGGCGGCGGCGTGGCAGCCATGCGTGGCGAGTCCAACGTCCAGGGATCAACGGATCATGGTCTTCTGTTCCACATCTGGCCCGGCTATCTCAACACCCCCAAGGCGTCTCTTGCGACTCTGGCCGCGTACAATGAAAAAGAGACCCCGACAACAAAGGAACCCAACAGTCTCAACTGGCAGAAAAACAAGCCCAAGTATGTAGCGAGTTTTCTCCGGGCCATGTACGGGACGAACGCCTCTCTGGACGAGGCATACAATCTGCTTCCCAAAATCGACGACGGCGCCAACTATTCCTGGCTCAACCTCTTCGATGTGATGTATAAGGGCAAGTTCACGGGATTCTTTGCGTGGGGAATGAACCCCGCATGCAGCGGAGCCCATTCCAACAAGGTCCGCCAGGCATTGACCAGGCTGGACTGGATGGTCAATGTCAATCTCTATGACAACGAGACCGGCTCCTTCTGGCGCGGTCCTGGAATGGATCCGAAAAAGATCAGGACGGAAGTCTTCATGCTGCCCTGCGCCGCCTCAATTGAAAAAGAGGGGAGCATCATCAACAGCGGCCGCTGGAACCAGTGGCGTTACAAAGCCATTGATCCTCCGGGCGTCGCTCTTCCTGACGGCGACATATGCTCGGAAATCTATTTCAAGGTCAAAGAACTGTACGAAAAGGAAGGCGGCCCCAACATGGAGGCCATCACGAAACTGAGTTGGAACTACGGTACGAAGACCTTCGACGGCCATTATCACTTCGATCCCCATTCCGTGGCCAAGGAAATCAACGGGTTCTTCCTTGAAGATAAAACGGTGGAAAATCCCACAAAGAAGGGTGAGTTCAAGGAGTTCAAGAAGGGCGATCCCGTTCCCACCTTTGCCTGGCTCCAGGATGACGGTTCCACGTCCTCCGGCTGCTGGGTCTACTGCGGCTCCTACACGGACAAGAACATGTCCGCCCGCCGCGACGGAAAGAAAGACCCGACGGGCATCGGCCTTTACCCCGAGTGGGCATGGGCATGGCCGGTCAACAGAAGGATCATCTATAACGGCGCCTCTGTCGATCCGTCAGGAAAGCCATGGAGTGCTAAGAAGGCGGTCATCAAGTGGGTCGGCGACAAATGGGTCGGAGATGTTCCGGATGGTGTGGGCGATCCCGGATCCGGCAGGCCTCCCTTCATCATGAAGCCCGACGGCGTGGCGAGCCTCTTTGGACCGGGTCTGGCTGACGGGCCTTTCCCCGAGCATTACGAACCCCTGGAATGTCCAGTGGAGAAGAATTTCCTGTCACCCCAGAAAAGCAACCCGACAATCAAGCGGTTCGACAAACCCGGTGTGGGTTCCGATGTGGACGTGTACTCGGGCATCGATTCATGCGATCCCAAATACCCGTTCATCTGCGCGACATACCGCATCAGCGAGCATTGGCAGACCGGCCTCCAGACCCGTTGGTGCCCCTGGCTTTCCGAGATGCAGCCGGAAATGTGGTGCGAGATGAGCAAGGAGCTGGCGAAGGAGCGGGGAATCTCCAACGGTGACAAGGTCATTGTCAGTTCTCCCAGAGGCGAAGTGGAGTGTGTAGCCATTGTCACACCCCGTTTCAAGCCGTTTAACATCAACGGAAACATCCTCCATGAGGTCGGCATCCCCTGGCATTTCGGGTGGATCACGACGAAGGATCGGCAGTACAACCCCGGTGACAAGAAGGCAGAGGTCTTCACATGGGGTGACGCGGCCAATCTCCTGGTGCCGACGATCGGGGACGCCAACACGACGATCCCGGAAAGCAAGGCCTTCATGGTTAATGTGGTCAAGAAGTAA
- a CDS encoding sulfide/dihydroorotate dehydrogenase-like FAD/NAD-binding protein, giving the protein MTKILEKVDLSENVVKMVLDAPAIARKRRAGQFVVLKIDEKGERIPLTTVDADPEKGTLTIIFQVVGKTTAKLAAMKAGDELMDLQGPLGRPTHIEGVKNAVCVGGGVGVGVVYPIAAALKKQGAKVTSIIGARCKDLLILEDETRSISDNLIVTTDDGSYGVHGFVSDALKNVIESGEKIDEVFAIGPVPMMKAVAAVTKNYGIKTTVSLNSIMVDATGMCGACRVAVGGETKFACVDGPEFDGHAVDFDLLASRLRMYMTQEKESMDKYRCECHGK; this is encoded by the coding sequence TTGACTAAGATTCTGGAAAAAGTAGATTTGTCGGAGAACGTGGTCAAGATGGTCCTTGACGCTCCAGCGATAGCACGGAAGAGAAGGGCCGGTCAATTTGTTGTCCTCAAAATCGATGAAAAAGGTGAAAGAATTCCGTTGACTACCGTGGATGCTGATCCTGAGAAGGGGACACTTACGATTATCTTTCAAGTGGTGGGCAAGACAACGGCCAAGCTGGCTGCAATGAAGGCGGGTGATGAACTGATGGATCTGCAGGGACCCCTGGGCAGGCCGACCCACATTGAAGGCGTTAAAAATGCCGTCTGCGTCGGCGGAGGCGTCGGGGTAGGTGTTGTCTATCCCATTGCCGCGGCCCTGAAAAAACAGGGCGCCAAGGTCACCTCCATTATCGGTGCGCGGTGCAAGGATCTGCTGATCCTGGAAGATGAAACGAGAAGTATCAGTGATAATCTGATCGTAACGACCGATGACGGGAGTTACGGTGTTCATGGTTTCGTCAGCGATGCCCTGAAGAATGTGATTGAGTCCGGGGAAAAGATCGATGAAGTCTTTGCAATCGGCCCAGTTCCGATGATGAAAGCCGTGGCTGCAGTAACAAAGAATTACGGCATCAAGACAACGGTCAGCCTGAATTCCATTATGGTGGATGCGACGGGAATGTGTGGCGCCTGCCGTGTGGCAGTTGGCGGAGAGACAAAATTTGCCTGTGTCGATGGTCCCGAATTTGATGGTCATGCCGTTGATTTCGACCTGCTGGCAAGCCGTCTGCGAATGTATATGACCCAGGAAAAAGAATCGATGGATAAATACAGGTGTGAATGCCATGGAAAATAA
- the gltA gene encoding NADPH-dependent glutamate synthase — translation MENKEKKEKLPRHKMPEQDPKVRIHNYNEVPFGYSEETAMKEASRCLQCKKPACRTGCPVGVDIPAFVKLIAEGKFIEAAWKLKEDSALPAVCGRVCPQEDQCEKFCIVGKKDEPVAIGRLERFAADYERNKGEVKIPELAPKNGKKVAVVGAGPAGLTVAGDLIKLGYDVTIYEALHKPGGVLVYGIPEFRLPKSIVEAEVNYLEKLGVKIITNAVIGRLHTIDELFAEGYDAVFLGVGAGSPVFMGIPGENLSGIYSANEYLTRSNLMKAYLFPEYDTPIVRGKNVAVIGGGNVAMDSVRTALRLGAENAYIIYRRSEVELPARAEEVHHAKEEGVQFKLLTNPVEYIGDENGWVKGIKCVQMELGEPDESGRRRPIEKKGSEFVIEVDTVVVSVGTNANPIIPMTTPGLETNKWGYIVAKDESGLTSREAVYAGGDIVTGSATVILAMGAGKKAAAAIHEYLSKK, via the coding sequence ATGGAAAATAAAGAGAAGAAAGAAAAATTACCGCGACACAAGATGCCTGAGCAGGATCCGAAAGTGAGGATCCATAATTATAACGAGGTTCCTTTCGGCTATTCTGAAGAAACAGCCATGAAAGAGGCGAGCCGCTGCCTCCAGTGCAAGAAACCGGCATGCCGTACCGGTTGCCCTGTAGGGGTCGATATCCCAGCCTTTGTCAAACTCATTGCTGAGGGAAAGTTTATCGAGGCTGCCTGGAAACTGAAGGAAGACAGTGCGCTTCCGGCGGTGTGCGGGCGAGTCTGTCCGCAGGAAGATCAGTGTGAAAAATTCTGCATCGTCGGTAAAAAAGACGAGCCGGTGGCTATCGGCCGGCTGGAACGTTTTGCCGCGGATTATGAGCGAAATAAAGGAGAAGTCAAGATCCCGGAGCTGGCCCCGAAGAACGGCAAGAAAGTGGCTGTTGTCGGTGCGGGTCCGGCCGGTCTCACCGTTGCAGGTGACCTGATCAAACTGGGTTATGATGTGACGATCTATGAAGCCCTTCATAAGCCGGGTGGAGTGCTGGTTTATGGTATTCCCGAATTCCGTCTGCCCAAGAGCATTGTGGAAGCCGAGGTCAATTATCTCGAAAAACTGGGCGTCAAGATTATAACCAATGCCGTCATCGGCAGGCTTCATACGATTGATGAACTCTTTGCGGAAGGATATGACGCGGTCTTCCTTGGGGTGGGCGCCGGTTCCCCGGTCTTCATGGGCATCCCGGGTGAAAACCTCAGCGGCATCTACTCGGCAAACGAGTACCTGACCCGTTCCAACCTGATGAAAGCCTATCTGTTCCCTGAATACGACACGCCCATTGTCCGCGGGAAGAATGTCGCCGTCATCGGCGGCGGCAACGTGGCGATGGACTCCGTGAGGACCGCCCTGCGGCTTGGTGCTGAAAATGCGTATATCATTTACCGCCGCAGCGAAGTCGAACTTCCGGCAAGAGCGGAGGAAGTGCATCATGCCAAGGAAGAGGGCGTTCAGTTCAAACTGTTGACCAATCCTGTTGAGTACATCGGCGATGAAAACGGGTGGGTCAAAGGGATTAAATGCGTTCAGATGGAACTGGGTGAGCCGGATGAATCCGGCCGCCGCAGACCGATCGAAAAGAAAGGGTCGGAATTTGTCATCGAAGTGGATACGGTTGTGGTGTCCGTCGGAACCAACGCCAATCCCATTATCCCCATGACGACTCCGGGCCTGGAAACCAATAAGTGGGGCTATATCGTAGCCAAGGATGAATCCGGCTTGACCAGCCGCGAAGCAGTTTATGCCGGTGGCGACATCGTGACCGGTTCAGCGACAGTCATTCTGGCCATGGGAGCAGGCAAAAAGGCTGCCGCGGCCATCCACGAATATCTTTCCAAAAAATAG
- the hypE gene encoding hydrogenase expression/formation protein HypE, producing the protein MDHDRILLEHGGGGLLSHELVTGIFLPLFRNACLERLEDSAVITLGDRKLCFTTDSYVIDPLFFPGGDIGSLAVHGTINDLSVCGGKPLMMSAGFILEEGFPMEDLRRISRSMAEAAQKAGVSIVTGDTKVVARGAADGLFINTSGVGIIEYPSPLSVASIEPGDAVIVSGTIGDHGATVLSKRRELGLISEIRSDSAPLNGLIGSILEASPNVHCMRDPTRGGLGAILAEIAAQSGFRITIEETKLPVREEVRGICEILGFDPLFLANEGKVAVFCSPADACLILDKMKNHEYGRDAALIGFVGKRNGEGLILNTSVGGSRVVDLPLGELVPRIC; encoded by the coding sequence ATGGATCATGATCGAATTCTTCTGGAACATGGTGGGGGAGGATTGCTCAGCCACGAACTCGTGACTGGGATTTTTCTTCCCCTTTTCAGGAATGCCTGTCTCGAACGACTGGAAGACAGCGCCGTTATCACCCTGGGCGACAGGAAGCTCTGCTTCACGACGGATTCCTACGTCATCGATCCGCTCTTCTTCCCCGGCGGCGATATCGGCTCCCTGGCGGTCCATGGAACCATTAACGATCTGTCCGTCTGCGGCGGAAAACCGTTGATGATGAGCGCCGGCTTCATTCTCGAAGAAGGGTTTCCCATGGAGGATCTCCGCCGTATTTCCCGCTCCATGGCGGAAGCGGCTCAAAAGGCCGGTGTTTCCATCGTGACTGGCGATACAAAGGTTGTGGCCCGCGGGGCCGCCGACGGTCTCTTCATCAACACCTCCGGCGTCGGCATCATCGAGTACCCTTCGCCCCTTTCTGTGGCAAGCATCGAACCCGGCGATGCGGTTATCGTGAGCGGGACGATCGGCGACCACGGAGCCACGGTCCTCAGCAAACGCCGGGAACTGGGCTTGATATCAGAAATCCGCTCCGATTCGGCGCCGCTTAACGGCCTCATCGGGTCGATCCTGGAAGCCTCTCCGAATGTCCACTGCATGCGGGATCCCACCCGTGGGGGACTCGGGGCGATCCTTGCCGAAATTGCCGCACAATCCGGTTTCCGCATCACGATTGAGGAAACGAAACTGCCTGTCCGGGAAGAAGTCAGGGGGATCTGCGAAATATTGGGCTTCGACCCTCTTTTTCTAGCCAATGAAGGCAAGGTGGCCGTTTTCTGTTCCCCTGCCGATGCCTGCCTGATCCTTGACAAAATGAAAAACCATGAGTACGGCCGCGACGCCGCCCTCATCGGCTTTGTCGGGAAGAGGAACGGCGAAGGGCTCATTCTGAACACATCCGTCGGTGGCTCCCGCGTTGTGGACCTGCCATTGGGAGAGCTGGTCCCGAGGATCTGCTGA
- a CDS encoding peptide-binding protein: MKSSFFRFLLIGILLVGGFTGCGETDSSPQQARQQAPGTPAYGDIIVEGSIGDASNLIPLLSSDSTSHEIAGLVYNGLVKYDKNLKITGDLAESWGISPDGLIITFHLRHNVRWHDGHPFTAEDVLFTYQLTIDPKTPTAYAGDFLKVKKAEVLDAHTFRVTYDKPFAPALMSWGSAIMPKHLLAGQDITRTPLARKPVGTGPYKFKEWVAGQKIVLVSNPDYYEGRPYIDGYILRIIPDMATMFLELRAGGIDRMGLTPLQYTRQTENPLFRKNYNKFRYLSFAYTFVGYNLGNPLFADRRVRQALAYAIDKEEIIQGVLLGLGKPATGPFKPGTWAYNPNVPTFPHDPGKARALLAEAGWLDRNGDGILDRNGQPFAFELLVNQGNEVRAKCAEIIQRRLAEIGISVKIRVVEWAAFVNDFINKRRFDATILGWTIPLDPDLYDVWHSSKTGPQELNFTSFKNEEVDRLLEKGRGTFDLNERKRCYDRIQEILAEEQPYTFLYVPDALPIVQARFRGIELAPLGIGHNFIKWYVPAPEQRFIMTR; this comes from the coding sequence ATGAAATCCTCTTTTTTCCGCTTCCTTTTGATCGGCATTCTTCTCGTCGGCGGGTTTACCGGATGCGGCGAGACGGACAGCAGTCCCCAGCAGGCCCGACAGCAGGCGCCAGGCACCCCGGCTTATGGCGACATCATCGTGGAAGGTTCCATCGGGGACGCCAGCAACCTGATCCCCCTGCTCTCCTCCGATTCAACTTCGCATGAAATCGCCGGTCTGGTTTACAACGGCCTTGTCAAATACGACAAAAATCTGAAAATTACCGGTGACCTTGCCGAATCCTGGGGAATTTCCCCCGATGGGCTGATCATCACCTTCCATCTCCGTCACAATGTCCGCTGGCACGACGGTCATCCCTTCACCGCCGAGGATGTCCTTTTCACCTACCAGCTTACCATCGATCCCAAAACGCCCACGGCCTACGCCGGAGACTTTCTCAAGGTAAAGAAGGCGGAAGTGCTCGACGCCCACACCTTCCGGGTCACCTACGACAAGCCCTTCGCCCCCGCCCTGATGAGCTGGGGCAGCGCCATTATGCCCAAGCATCTCCTGGCCGGTCAGGACATCACAAGGACGCCCCTCGCCCGGAAACCCGTCGGAACGGGCCCTTACAAATTCAAGGAATGGGTGGCCGGACAGAAGATCGTGCTGGTCTCCAATCCGGACTACTATGAAGGCAGACCCTACATCGACGGCTACATCCTGCGGATTATCCCCGACATGGCCACCATGTTCCTGGAACTGCGCGCCGGCGGCATCGACCGGATGGGCCTGACGCCGCTCCAGTATACGCGGCAGACGGAAAACCCCCTGTTCCGCAAGAATTACAACAAGTTCCGTTATCTCTCCTTTGCCTACACCTTTGTCGGCTACAACCTCGGAAATCCCCTTTTCGCTGACCGCCGGGTTCGTCAGGCCCTGGCTTATGCCATCGACAAGGAGGAAATCATCCAGGGTGTTCTGCTGGGCCTGGGGAAACCTGCCACCGGCCCTTTTAAACCGGGGACCTGGGCCTATAATCCGAATGTCCCGACCTTCCCCCACGATCCCGGAAAGGCCCGCGCCCTGCTGGCCGAAGCAGGCTGGCTGGATCGCAACGGCGACGGCATCCTGGACAGAAACGGCCAACCCTTCGCCTTTGAACTGCTGGTCAACCAGGGCAATGAGGTCCGGGCCAAGTGCGCTGAAATCATCCAGCGCCGTCTGGCCGAGATCGGCATTTCCGTCAAGATCCGGGTGGTGGAATGGGCCGCCTTTGTCAACGACTTCATCAACAAACGGCGCTTTGACGCCACCATTCTGGGATGGACGATTCCTCTGGACCCCGATCTCTATGACGTCTGGCATTCCAGCAAGACCGGTCCCCAGGAACTGAATTTCACGTCATTCAAGAATGAGGAAGTGGACCGCCTCCTGGAAAAGGGACGCGGCACCTTCGATCTGAACGAACGCAAAAGGTGCTACGACCGGATACAGGAAATCCTGGCGGAAGAACAGCCTTACACCTTTCTTTATGTTCCTGATGCCCTGCCCATCGTTCAGGCCCGTTTCCGGGGCATTGAACTGGCACCCCTGGGCATCGGCCACAATTTCATCAAGTGGTACGTCCCTGCTCCGGAACAGCGATTCATCATGACCCGGTAA